From one Eucalyptus grandis isolate ANBG69807.140 chromosome 9, ASM1654582v1, whole genome shotgun sequence genomic stretch:
- the LOC104447505 gene encoding protein ACCELERATED CELL DEATH 6, whose product MQHPGSIDRSAIWARQNSRLEDLKKRRVATPNNQQELRDGDLNKIMDRDLYEATKKGDVEKFINALEKVCESRKLALWQIFNQVTPSGNSLLHVAASSGSDDVMELILIHFPHIVTEKNSSEDTPLHVAVQDKRFDATKKLIRQETNLKIIYSKNKDGKSPLCLAIEKFEFERQPCEEAPWEILRLLLQESARDEAYEVKMGMSPILAAIKKRNKDLLKEIIDQLPKLLHVRDEDGGTPLHAAASVGNYKAIGLLLEECPYLALQTDNNGSYPIHIACESGKFWAIKPLLKDTWPDLAEIKNEKGQNILHVAAKGGRKIAVRHIIKKCGEPDVIKKLVNSKDVDGNTPVNLASMHNHIEVKLYLTMAQTTRLQLWNNDRSNNLNVATRIWQILVYFWLLAVFTFN is encoded by the exons ATGCAGCATCCTGGAAGCATCGACAGGAGTGCAATATGGGCAAGGCAAAATAGCAGGCTTGAAGATTTGAAGAAGAGACGTGTCGCGACTCCAAATAACCAACAAGAGCTCAGAGATGGAGATCTGAACAAAATTATGGATCGTGACCTATATGAAGCCACAAAAAAAGGGGACGTTGAGAAATTCATCAATGCACTAGAAAAGGTGTGTGAGTCGAGGAAACTAGCTTTGTGGCAAATCTTCAACCAAGTCACTCCCTCCGGGAATTCATTGCTTCATGTAGCAGCAAGCTCTGGGAGTGATGATGTTATGGAGCTCATCCTCATTCATTTTCCTCACATTGTGACCGAGAAAAACTCCTCAGAGGATACTCCACTCCATGTTGCGGTTCAAGATAAAAGGTTCGACGCAACAAAAAAGCTAATTCGCCAGGAAACAAACTTGAAAATTATATATTCGAAGAACAAGGATGGTAAATCTCCATTGTGTCTGGCAATCGAAAAGTTTGAGTTTGAAAGGCAACCTTGCGAGGAGGCACCCTGGGAGATTCTTCGGCTTCTCTTGCAAGAATCCGCTCGAGATGAAGCTTATGAAGTCAAGATGGGCATGTCACCAATTTTGGCCGCAATCAAGAAGAGGAATAAAG atttattgaaagaaattaTAGATCAGCTCCCGAAGTTACTCCACGTGCGCGATGAAGACGGAGGGACGCCACTGCACGCTGCAGCGTCGGTTGGAAATTACAAGGCAATTGGCCTCTTGCTGGAGGAATGCCCTTATCTCGCCCTTCAAACGGACAATAACGGCTCCTACCCAATCCACATTGCTTGCGAAAGCGGCAAATTCTGGGCAATCAAACCGTTACTGAAGGACACGTGGCCTGACCTGGCAGAGATTAAAAACGAAAAGGGTCAAAATATTCTGCACGTTGCAGCCAAGGGCGGGAGAAAAATAGCGGTCCGACACATAATCAAAAAATGCGGCGAGCCGGATGTCATCAAGAAGCTGGTGAATTCGAAAGATGTCGATGGAAACACACCCGTCAATTTGGCATCTATGCACAACCACATCGAAGTTAAGCTCTATTTGACGATGGCCCAAACAACTCGCTTGCAGCTTTGGAACAACGACAGGTCGAACAACCTAAATGTGGCCACAAGAATCTGGCAAATATTGGTATACTTTTGGTTGCTGGCTGTGTTTACTTTTAACTGA